A stretch of Haloferax sp. Atlit-12N DNA encodes these proteins:
- a CDS encoding DUF5800 family protein, which yields MTILSFDDDGVDVVYEGTEFRLEKALIEEAIGKSYPDVTDHEVLKIVEKEPSLSGEPRRVRDILNSS from the coding sequence ATGACGATTCTCTCTTTCGACGACGACGGCGTAGACGTGGTCTACGAGGGAACGGAGTTCCGTCTCGAAAAGGCCCTCATCGAGGAGGCCATCGGGAAGTCCTACCCCGACGTGACCGACCACGAGGTGCTGAAAATCGTCGAGAAGGAGCCCTCCCTCTCCGGCGAACCCCGGCGCGTCCGCGACATCCTGAACTCGTCGTAA
- a CDS encoding polymer-forming cytoskeletal protein — protein sequence MSLGTDPLDTLEIPDGTTVEEHDLVTDGDVVVGGQSTVEFGVRGQNVLAGERVTFGGDIEAEADCRLDMLDDVAGNVLVGNDAYLGERVHIAGRLMVSGDLDIGDDVDIEEGFEANGWIVIRNPIPTLVFYFIVLSQLLRLGEDEAADELAETLSGESPHDPLVIPRNATVSDDAWRVSTPAHVGSDCRIHGNIRAKSIDLAEDNNVFGSLRARDDIVVGSGTRIHGDVTTRNGEVRIHEDARVLGDVSCNDLVLEAGAHVDGTMRARGEMRIHRDNLPREAE from the coding sequence GTGTCACTGGGTACGGACCCGCTCGATACGCTCGAAATTCCCGACGGGACGACGGTCGAGGAACACGACCTCGTCACCGACGGCGATGTCGTCGTCGGCGGGCAGAGCACCGTCGAGTTCGGCGTCCGCGGACAGAACGTCCTCGCGGGCGAGCGCGTCACCTTCGGCGGCGACATCGAGGCCGAAGCCGACTGCCGACTCGACATGCTCGACGACGTGGCCGGCAACGTCCTCGTCGGCAACGACGCCTACCTCGGCGAGCGCGTCCACATCGCCGGCCGCCTGATGGTCTCGGGCGACCTCGACATCGGCGACGACGTCGACATCGAAGAGGGGTTCGAGGCCAACGGGTGGATCGTCATCCGCAACCCGATTCCGACGCTCGTGTTCTACTTCATCGTCCTCTCGCAACTCCTTCGACTCGGCGAGGACGAGGCGGCAGACGAACTCGCCGAGACGCTCTCGGGCGAGTCGCCGCACGACCCGCTCGTGATTCCCCGGAACGCCACCGTCTCCGACGACGCGTGGCGCGTCTCGACGCCCGCCCACGTCGGCTCCGACTGCCGCATCCACGGCAACATCCGCGCGAAGTCCATCGACCTCGCCGAGGACAACAACGTCTTCGGGAGCCTCCGCGCCCGCGACGACATCGTCGTCGGGAGCGGGACGCGCATTCACGGCGACGTGACCACCCGAAACGGCGAGGTCCGCATCCACGAGGACGCGCGCGTCCTCGGCGACGTGTCCTGCAACGACCTCGTGCTCGAAGCCGGCGCGCACGTCGACGGCACGATGCGCGCCCGCGGCGAGATGCGTATCCACCGCGACAACCTCCCGCGCGAGGCCGAGTAA
- a CDS encoding DUF4349 domain-containing protein, whose protein sequence is MDNRLKLLSVALLVLLAGCTGGAADGGAGGSESVSLAADTGGSAEAEQAGGDDLPQAQRRAVIKNGQIELTVDEFNESRDAVESTAESYGGYVSDSNEYVNRRSGGTYRSGQLVVRVPSEDFSAFMTDMKDLGEVERVETNSQDVTDQLVDIEARLSNLRAQRDRLRELYESANTTEDVLAVEERLTEVQTEIERLEAQKQSLEDRVALSTVRVSLSERPPGPAQWYDTPVLQAFSESINGAFVALRALVVAVAYAVPYLVVFGGLLAILGSGVVLAGRAAFRRLTD, encoded by the coding sequence ATGGACAATCGACTGAAACTTCTCTCGGTCGCCCTCCTCGTCCTCCTCGCCGGGTGTACCGGCGGCGCGGCGGACGGCGGTGCCGGTGGGTCTGAGAGCGTCTCGCTCGCCGCCGATACCGGTGGCTCCGCCGAGGCCGAACAGGCGGGCGGCGACGACCTCCCGCAGGCCCAGCGGCGGGCGGTCATCAAGAACGGGCAGATAGAACTGACCGTCGACGAGTTCAACGAGTCGCGCGACGCGGTCGAATCGACCGCCGAGTCCTACGGCGGCTACGTCAGCGACTCCAACGAGTACGTCAACCGCCGGAGCGGCGGCACCTACCGCTCGGGCCAACTCGTCGTGCGCGTCCCCTCCGAGGACTTCTCGGCGTTCATGACCGACATGAAGGACCTCGGCGAGGTCGAGCGCGTCGAGACGAACTCGCAGGACGTGACCGACCAACTGGTCGACATCGAAGCGCGGTTGAGCAACCTCCGCGCCCAGCGCGACCGCCTCCGCGAACTCTACGAGTCGGCTAACACGACCGAGGACGTGCTCGCGGTCGAAGAGCGCCTGACCGAGGTCCAGACGGAAATCGAGCGGCTCGAAGCCCAGAAGCAGTCGCTCGAAGACCGCGTCGCCCTCTCGACCGTCCGGGTCTCGCTGTCCGAGCGACCGCCCGGCCCGGCGCAGTGGTACGACACGCCAGTCTTACAGGCGTTCTCCGAGTCGATTAACGGTGCGTTCGTCGCCCTTCGGGCGCTCGTCGTCGCCGTCGCCTACGCGGTCCCGTACCTCGTCGTCTTCGGCGGCCTCCTCGCGATTCTCGGGAGCGGGGTGGTGCTCGCCGGCCGCGCCGCATTCAGGCGACTGACTGACTGA
- a CDS encoding redox-regulated ATPase YchF, translated as MLSLALAGKPNAGKSTFYTASTLAEVDVANYPFTTIDANRGVTHARTRCPCLDRDERCGNCEDGIRYVAVELVDVAGLVPGAHEGRGLGNQFLDELTNADAIVNVVDASGGTNAEGEPVEVGSFDPVEEVDFIEEELEQWLAGIVHKNWESVVRKSRSPDFDMDDALSDLLTGVGASEYDIAAVLRGLDYSPNPQDWDDEDRVELARAIRQRTKPIVLVANKVDIAPPENLERLAETGKPVIAATADGELALRRAREAGIIDYHPGDDDFELVGDVSGAQEKGLERIRDLMGDHGGTGTQEAIDTAVYDVLDQITVYPVQNESKWTDGTGNVLPDAFLLPRGSTPRDLAYAVHSDIGDGYLHAVDARAKRRIAEDHELEEGDVIKIVSTAK; from the coding sequence ATGCTCTCTCTCGCGTTAGCCGGCAAGCCGAACGCCGGCAAATCGACGTTCTACACGGCCTCGACGCTCGCCGAGGTCGACGTGGCGAACTACCCCTTCACGACTATCGACGCGAACCGCGGCGTCACGCACGCTCGCACCCGCTGTCCCTGTCTCGACCGCGACGAGCGCTGCGGCAACTGCGAGGACGGCATCCGTTACGTCGCCGTCGAACTCGTGGACGTGGCAGGGCTCGTTCCCGGCGCGCACGAGGGTCGCGGCCTCGGCAATCAGTTCCTCGACGAGCTGACGAACGCGGACGCCATCGTCAACGTCGTGGACGCCTCTGGGGGAACGAACGCCGAGGGCGAACCCGTCGAAGTCGGGAGCTTCGACCCCGTCGAGGAGGTCGACTTCATCGAGGAGGAACTCGAACAGTGGCTCGCGGGCATCGTCCACAAGAACTGGGAGTCCGTGGTCCGCAAGTCCCGGTCGCCCGACTTCGATATGGACGACGCCCTCTCGGACCTCCTGACGGGCGTCGGCGCGAGCGAGTACGACATCGCCGCCGTCCTGCGGGGCCTCGACTACTCGCCGAATCCCCAAGACTGGGACGACGAGGACCGCGTCGAACTCGCCCGCGCGATTCGCCAGCGGACCAAGCCAATCGTCCTCGTCGCCAACAAGGTCGACATCGCGCCCCCGGAGAACCTCGAACGACTCGCCGAGACGGGAAAGCCCGTCATCGCCGCGACCGCGGACGGCGAACTCGCCCTTCGACGGGCCCGCGAGGCGGGTATCATCGACTACCATCCCGGCGACGACGACTTCGAGCTCGTCGGCGACGTGAGCGGCGCACAGGAGAAGGGCCTCGAACGCATCCGCGACCTGATGGGCGACCACGGCGGCACCGGCACGCAGGAAGCCATCGACACCGCGGTCTACGACGTGCTCGACCAAATCACGGTCTACCCGGTCCAAAACGAGTCGAAGTGGACCGACGGCACGGGGAACGTCCTCCCCGACGCCTTCCTCCTCCCGCGGGGGTCGACACCGCGGGACCTCGCGTACGCGGTCCACTCCGACATCGGTGACGGCTACCTCCACGCGGTCGACGCGCGAGCGAAGCGCCGCATCGCCGAGGACCACGAACTCGAAGAGGGCGACGTCATCAAAATCGTCTCGACGGCGAAGTAA
- a CDS encoding DUF5367 family protein, with amino-acid sequence MTISSQVSETDAPRLPLSETRVLLGVGLAIALVAGLVFRVVGQLVLVPSRPLVTAAVFALTVPVMWALAVGIFRWRGLSGGAKREAAVLLVVPGMLVDAVSTALFSVVYPNMGLEAAGLFGGLLLLAYATVLVAGFVGR; translated from the coding sequence ATGACAATCAGTTCACAGGTCTCCGAGACCGACGCGCCCCGTCTCCCGCTGTCGGAGACGCGGGTGCTTCTCGGCGTCGGACTGGCGATTGCCCTCGTCGCCGGACTCGTTTTCCGCGTCGTCGGCCAACTCGTGTTAGTGCCTTCCCGCCCGCTGGTCACGGCCGCGGTGTTCGCGCTGACGGTGCCCGTGATGTGGGCGCTCGCAGTCGGCATCTTCCGGTGGCGCGGGCTCTCCGGGGGCGCGAAACGGGAGGCCGCGGTGCTGCTCGTCGTCCCGGGCATGCTCGTCGACGCGGTCTCGACGGCGCTGTTCTCGGTCGTCTACCCGAACATGGGCCTCGAAGCCGCCGGGCTCTTCGGGGGGCTGTTGCTCTTGGCGTACGCGACGGTGCTGGTCGCGGGATTCGTCGGTCGGTGA